One stretch of Pseudoalteromonas shioyasakiensis DNA includes these proteins:
- a CDS encoding pirin family protein — MATLLTATSHDIGGLDVKRILPHFDKKMVGPFIFFDHMGPNHFPRGEGINVKPHPHIGLSTLTYLFTGSIYHRDSLGNSLQIEPGDVNWMTAGRGIVHSERESLEVRASEHDINGLQCWVALPESITEIAPRFEHIKKQQLPEKIEKGVLMRLIVGDAYGLSSPVKSYSPMFYVDTVAEQGSHITKPHPHHETAVYVIYGEISVGDTRYTQGDFVLLDDSEHEITTLVHSRFILLGGSKFNKVPYLHWNFVAYSKERIEQAKQDWQAQRFAKIPGDELEYIELPSPKK; from the coding sequence ATGGCAACGTTATTAACAGCAACCAGCCATGATATTGGTGGGCTCGATGTAAAACGCATCTTGCCTCATTTTGACAAAAAAATGGTTGGCCCATTTATCTTTTTTGACCACATGGGACCAAATCACTTTCCTCGCGGTGAGGGCATAAATGTGAAGCCTCACCCTCATATTGGCCTATCAACGCTCACTTATTTATTTACGGGCAGTATTTACCATCGCGATTCGCTAGGTAATAGCCTGCAAATAGAACCCGGCGATGTTAACTGGATGACCGCAGGTCGCGGGATAGTGCACTCAGAAAGAGAAAGCCTTGAAGTGCGGGCGAGCGAGCACGACATCAATGGTCTGCAATGCTGGGTTGCTTTACCTGAGAGTATAACCGAAATAGCACCGCGTTTTGAACATATCAAAAAACAGCAATTGCCTGAGAAAATCGAAAAAGGCGTGCTGATGAGACTCATTGTCGGTGATGCCTATGGCTTAAGCTCCCCTGTGAAAAGCTACTCACCGATGTTTTATGTCGATACGGTAGCAGAGCAAGGTAGCCATATAACTAAACCGCATCCTCATCATGAAACCGCAGTGTATGTTATTTATGGTGAAATTAGTGTGGGTGATACGCGCTATACCCAAGGCGACTTTGTACTACTTGATGACAGCGAACACGAAATAACGACTCTGGTGCACAGCCGCTTTATTTTACTCGGTGGCAGTAAATTCAATAAAGTCCCGTATTTACACTGGAATTTTGTTGCTTACAGCAAAGAGCGCATCGAGCAAGCAAAACAAGATTGGCAAGCACAGCGTTTTGCTAAAATCCCCGGTGATGAGCTTGAGTATATTGAGTTGCCCTCACCTAAAAAGTAA
- a CDS encoding DUF4198 domain-containing protein, giving the protein MKLKLLKTALIGAVTFTALASGYAQAHARWLMPSHTSLSGEKTHYVMIDASISNELFSPDKAYRPKEKGAEYDDNLLIALAPNGKPVKETIRAYYLKRKNSAAVSLSQDGTYHIAMQQKPMLMTFYKDKDGNRGRVFAGKKEADLPAGATDVRTVKSIATVDTFVSRNGTSKPTLLGQGLEISGPTHPNDLFAGEEAKFQLLMDGKPAADVELAIVRGSARYRNERDEVKVTTDKKGFFTVTFAHADMYLIEASVDQKPTEADIDNVRYSLFTTLEVAPE; this is encoded by the coding sequence ATGAAATTAAAATTATTAAAAACGGCGCTGATTGGCGCAGTAACCTTCACAGCACTTGCCTCTGGCTATGCACAAGCACACGCCCGTTGGTTAATGCCATCTCACACTTCTTTATCTGGTGAGAAAACTCACTATGTGATGATCGATGCCAGTATTTCGAATGAGTTGTTTAGCCCAGATAAAGCATACCGCCCGAAAGAAAAAGGCGCAGAGTATGACGACAACTTATTAATTGCCCTTGCTCCAAATGGTAAGCCGGTTAAAGAAACGATCCGCGCATACTACTTAAAACGCAAAAACTCAGCGGCAGTGAGTTTATCTCAAGACGGTACTTACCATATTGCTATGCAGCAAAAACCAATGCTAATGACTTTCTATAAAGACAAAGATGGCAACCGTGGCCGTGTGTTCGCAGGTAAAAAAGAAGCAGACCTACCAGCAGGCGCAACCGATGTACGCACTGTAAAATCAATCGCAACGGTTGATACTTTTGTAAGCCGTAATGGTACTTCTAAGCCAACATTGCTTGGTCAAGGTTTAGAAATTTCAGGCCCAACTCACCCGAACGATCTATTTGCTGGTGAAGAAGCTAAGTTCCAATTATTAATGGATGGCAAACCAGCCGCTGACGTTGAGCTTGCTATTGTTCGTGGTAGTGCACGCTATCGCAATGAGCGTGACGAAGTGAAAGTAACAACCGATAAAAAAGGCTTCTTTACTGTGACATTCGCTCATGCCGATATGTATCTGATTGAAGCATCTGTTGATCAAAAACCAACAGAGGCCGATATCGATAATGTACGCTACTCATTATTCACAACGCTTGAAGTGGCGCCTGAGTAG
- a CDS encoding SDR family oxidoreductase — MPNSNELKTVYPSLAGKSVFITGGASGIGEVMVRRFCEQGAKVTFVDIATEQSDALCAKLAGKYEFDPQFIHCDIRDVEALKAAIEQTRQQQGDIGVLINNAADDTRHAAENMDVKYWEDKFAVNLRPCFFSSQAVVEQMQRLGGGSIINMGSVSWRIKQTGMPAYTTAKAGIEGLTRSLAASYGKDNIRVNSLVPGWVMTERQITHWLTPEMIEDVRLSQCINETIQPDHVVNAALFLAADDSCMMTAQSLIVDAGWT, encoded by the coding sequence ATGCCAAATTCAAACGAGCTAAAAACAGTTTACCCAAGCCTTGCTGGTAAGAGTGTGTTTATTACTGGCGGTGCATCGGGAATTGGTGAAGTAATGGTAAGGCGGTTCTGCGAGCAGGGCGCGAAAGTCACCTTTGTTGATATTGCAACTGAGCAAAGCGATGCGTTGTGCGCAAAATTAGCTGGTAAATATGAATTTGACCCACAATTTATCCATTGTGATATACGTGATGTTGAAGCTTTAAAAGCGGCCATTGAGCAAACTCGCCAGCAGCAAGGTGATATTGGTGTGTTAATTAATAACGCAGCCGATGACACTCGTCATGCTGCAGAGAATATGGATGTGAAATATTGGGAAGACAAGTTTGCAGTTAACTTACGCCCGTGTTTCTTTTCATCTCAAGCAGTGGTTGAGCAGATGCAGCGTTTAGGCGGTGGTAGCATTATCAATATGGGGTCGGTAAGCTGGCGTATTAAGCAGACCGGCATGCCAGCCTACACAACCGCAAAAGCGGGTATTGAAGGTTTAACCCGTTCATTAGCTGCTTCATATGGTAAAGATAATATTCGTGTGAACTCACTGGTACCAGGTTGGGTGATGACAGAGCGCCAGATTACGCATTGGCTAACCCCAGAAATGATTGAAGATGTTCGTTTAAGTCAGTGTATTAACGAAACTATTCAACCAGACCATGTAGTGAATGCCGCGCTATTTTTGGCCGCAGATGACAGCTGTATGATGACTGCACAATCATTGATAGTGGATGCGGGTTGGACATAA
- a CDS encoding sulfite exporter TauE/SafE family protein, which produces MTDFVLVYLILIIGACLQSVIGFGLGMLCVPVLYWLMPDLVPGPMILNALFLTSVLMIKHRGAIDMKQTGISIIGGAIGVILAAVVMWYVNAKQYQLLLGVSILVVVALSIIGMKPKISTITSLLASMSSGFLGTTTSAGGAPMGLLYQAEDKEKIKANLSAFFVFINLFGIIVLMLTGSADMTDVKLFFFCLPAILIGWGLSFVINNNLNEKAIRGIILLVAGLSGLALIFIHR; this is translated from the coding sequence TTGACCGACTTTGTACTTGTTTATTTAATTCTGATTATTGGTGCTTGCCTACAAAGTGTTATTGGCTTTGGTTTAGGAATGTTATGTGTGCCTGTGCTTTACTGGCTAATGCCAGATCTGGTGCCTGGGCCAATGATTTTGAATGCGCTGTTTTTAACGTCGGTATTAATGATTAAGCACCGTGGCGCGATAGACATGAAGCAAACTGGTATATCTATTATTGGCGGTGCTATAGGTGTCATTTTAGCTGCTGTCGTGATGTGGTATGTCAATGCAAAGCAGTATCAGCTTCTGCTAGGGGTGAGTATTTTGGTGGTGGTGGCTTTGTCTATCATAGGTATGAAACCGAAAATCTCAACAATTACTAGTTTACTAGCATCAATGTCGTCGGGCTTTTTGGGTACCACAACTTCTGCAGGAGGTGCACCAATGGGGCTACTCTACCAAGCTGAAGATAAAGAAAAAATTAAAGCTAACTTGAGTGCATTTTTCGTGTTTATAAACCTGTTTGGCATTATCGTATTGATGCTTACAGGTTCCGCCGATATGACTGATGTAAAGCTATTCTTTTTTTGTTTGCCAGCAATTTTAATTGGCTGGGGCTTGTCGTTTGTGATTAACAATAACCTCAACGAGAAGGCCATTCGCGGCATAATCTTACTCGTTGCGGGGTTATCTGGCCTAGCACTTATTTTCATACATAGATAG
- a CDS encoding DUF2271 domain-containing protein: protein MKQAHLIAALLIGCLFSPLSFAKDPNLTVEFTLPELDVSPYHRPYVALWLETPERKHVTTIALWVEKAEWFKDLRQWWRKAGRSNDSFDGVTGATKRPGTYTIEWQGKDLKGNPVKPGSYLLNVEVVREEGGRDYTRVEIDLTKDGKVTIKGEKEFATSFVTITSN from the coding sequence ATGAAACAAGCCCACTTAATCGCAGCTCTACTAATTGGCTGTTTATTCAGCCCACTGAGCTTTGCAAAAGATCCCAACCTCACCGTTGAGTTCACTTTACCTGAGCTAGATGTTTCTCCATATCATCGCCCTTACGTGGCGCTATGGCTAGAAACACCTGAACGTAAACACGTTACCACTATTGCACTTTGGGTCGAAAAAGCTGAATGGTTTAAAGACTTACGTCAGTGGTGGCGAAAAGCAGGTCGTAGCAACGACAGCTTTGATGGTGTAACAGGTGCAACAAAACGCCCAGGCACTTACACCATTGAGTGGCAAGGTAAAGATTTAAAAGGTAATCCAGTTAAACCTGGTAGCTACCTGCTTAATGTTGAAGTTGTACGTGAGGAAGGTGGCCGAGATTACACCCGCGTTGAAATCGACTTAACGAAAGACGGCAAAGTCACAATTAAAGGCGAAAAAGAGTTCGCGACTAGCTTTGTTACCATTACCAGTAATTAA
- a CDS encoding FadR family transcriptional regulator, producing the protein MARLENLNLSQQVTNELGKAIIVGDYNTETGLPTEAQLCEVYGISRTAVREAVKMLAAKGLISSRPRQGIRVESAENWNLYDTSVLKWLLESSPSLYVLKEFLQVRLAIEPQAAALAARKGDQAAIAEIKMALDKMQAAAEEPEGVMHEPDLAFHTAILHASGNRFFYQLRDFIRTALHVSIQHTTPAKGNKKAIAEEHFKVYNAIASGDPERAKNMMTYMIDEAMAFIEKEIADKEAAQ; encoded by the coding sequence ATGGCGCGTTTAGAAAATTTAAACTTATCACAACAAGTTACCAATGAGCTCGGTAAAGCAATTATTGTTGGTGATTATAACACTGAAACGGGGCTACCAACTGAAGCACAACTATGTGAAGTGTATGGTATTAGCCGCACAGCTGTCCGTGAAGCAGTGAAAATGCTTGCTGCAAAAGGACTGATTTCTTCTCGTCCACGACAAGGTATTCGTGTTGAATCGGCGGAGAACTGGAACTTATACGACACAAGCGTATTAAAATGGTTACTAGAAAGCAGCCCTTCACTTTACGTACTTAAAGAATTCTTACAAGTGCGCTTGGCTATCGAACCTCAAGCAGCAGCACTTGCAGCAAGAAAAGGCGACCAAGCGGCAATTGCAGAAATTAAAATGGCACTAGATAAAATGCAAGCTGCGGCAGAAGAGCCTGAAGGCGTGATGCATGAGCCTGATCTTGCATTTCACACGGCAATTTTACATGCCAGTGGTAACCGTTTTTTCTACCAATTACGTGATTTTATTCGCACAGCGCTGCACGTGAGTATTCAGCATACTACGCCAGCTAAAGGCAATAAAAAGGCCATCGCTGAGGAGCACTTTAAAGTGTATAACGCAATTGCGAGCGGCGATCCTGAGCGTGCTAAAAACATGATGACGTACATGATTGATGAAGCAATGGCGTTTATTGAAAAAGAAATCGCTGATAAAGAAGCGGCTCAATAA
- a CDS encoding LysR family transcriptional regulator: MLRITLEQWRMFRAVVEFGGFNQASQGIHKSQSSIHNAVGKIESALDVKLFSIQGRKTVLTEAGEMMLRRANYLLDEAAKVEAIGQTLGEGIESKLRIAVDAIFPQQLLYKVLNDTSSQYPQLRIELHESVLMGGNELLENDQVDIAITGFPIAANFHEELCDIEFIAVAHPDHPLHAIEREITLEDLKSHRQIVVRDSANKHKQDGGWLGADQRWTVTHLRTSIDMISNGLGFAWLPKIAIEKHLAARQMKALNLTHNSSRSAKLHLLFKDGDKLGPAARAFLGELRYQVMENL, encoded by the coding sequence ATGCTAAGAATTACGTTAGAACAGTGGCGCATGTTTCGTGCTGTTGTCGAATTTGGGGGCTTTAACCAAGCCTCACAAGGCATTCATAAAAGCCAATCAAGTATTCATAATGCTGTTGGCAAAATTGAATCTGCACTCGATGTAAAGTTATTCAGCATTCAAGGCCGCAAAACCGTGCTCACTGAAGCTGGTGAAATGATGCTACGCCGTGCCAATTACTTACTTGATGAAGCCGCAAAAGTTGAGGCAATAGGCCAGACGTTAGGTGAAGGCATCGAAAGCAAATTACGAATTGCTGTTGATGCTATTTTCCCACAGCAATTGCTTTATAAAGTGCTTAACGATACCTCGTCACAATACCCGCAACTGCGTATTGAACTCCATGAGTCTGTGCTGATGGGGGGGAATGAACTGCTCGAAAACGATCAGGTTGATATTGCTATTACCGGCTTTCCAATTGCGGCAAACTTTCACGAAGAATTATGTGATATTGAGTTTATTGCCGTTGCACACCCAGATCACCCTTTGCATGCAATAGAGCGTGAAATAACCCTCGAAGATTTAAAATCACACCGCCAAATTGTTGTCCGCGATTCAGCCAATAAACACAAGCAAGATGGTGGATGGTTAGGTGCCGATCAGCGCTGGACGGTAACTCATTTGCGCACTTCTATTGATATGATCAGTAATGGACTTGGCTTTGCGTGGTTGCCAAAAATAGCAATAGAAAAACACCTTGCGGCGAGGCAAATGAAAGCACTTAATTTAACCCATAACAGTAGTCGCAGCGCTAAGTTACACTTGCTCTTTAAAGATGGTGATAAGCTTGGTCCAGCAGCACGCGCTTTCCTTGGAGAATTGCGTTACCAAGTGATGGAGAACCTATAG
- a CDS encoding DoxX family protein, with translation MKLFTLISAQPHLQNISTLLARIGLSAIFLLTGFSKIEFFDATAQYMSSVGLPEFLLPFVIAFEIVGGLFILLGFLTQLTAVAFAGFSLVSALLFHFQLDDQMQFLMFYKNIAMAGGFLALASVGAGKISLDQLVLKRSQA, from the coding sequence ATGAAACTTTTTACTTTAATCTCAGCTCAACCACACTTACAAAATATTAGCACTTTATTGGCACGTATTGGTTTATCGGCCATCTTTTTACTAACCGGCTTTAGCAAAATAGAGTTTTTCGATGCTACAGCGCAATATATGAGTAGTGTCGGTTTACCAGAGTTCTTACTGCCGTTTGTGATTGCCTTTGAAATTGTTGGCGGATTATTTATTTTACTAGGCTTTTTAACACAACTAACCGCTGTCGCTTTTGCTGGTTTCAGCCTAGTTAGTGCTTTGTTATTCCACTTTCAACTTGATGATCAAATGCAATTTTTAATGTTCTACAAAAACATTGCAATGGCAGGCGGCTTTTTAGCATTAGCCAGTGTTGGTGCAGGCAAAATCAGCCTAGATCAACTAGTGTTAAAACGTAGTCAGGCTTAA
- a CDS encoding sodium/solute symporter (Members of the Solute:Sodium Symporter (SSS), TC 2.A.21 as described in tcdb.org, catalyze solute:Na+ symport. Known solutes for members of the family include sugars, amino acids, nucleosides, inositols, vitamins, urea or anions, depending on the system.), protein MVELSTLDWAVLAGFFVLLLGVVVMSMRQKEEDTADYFLAGRNASWLVIGASIFASNIGSEHLVGLSGSGAQSGMALAHWEMQSWIILLLGWIFVPFYWSSKVYTMPEFLERRFNSKSRTFLSVISLISYVLTKVAVTVYAGGIAFKTILGIESIWGIDFFWISAIGLVVITGIYTVLGGMKAIMWTSVLQTPVLIIGSLVILVVGLDKVGGWAEVERINDANMHLIRSASDAEFPWPGIVFGSFIIGFWYWCTDQYIVQRVLSAKGIKEARRGTMLAGYLKLLPVFIFLVPGMIAYALNVKGIISYDSADQAFPTLVAELLPAGVKGIVIGGLVAALMSSLASLFNSSATLFTIDFYKKFKPESSERHLLKVGRIATIVIVILGLLWIPVMSLIADVLYEYLQSVQSLIAPGIAAVFLLGLCSKRITPTAGFVGLVSGFVLGMIRLVLLPFKDDLTGSSFAWITTMNWLYYCILLFVVVVAIMIVVSIFTKQADEEQLKGLTFSSLDKATMKEVAAGLDKWDYIHTAGIIGITAFIYYRFW, encoded by the coding sequence ATGGTCGAACTAAGTACCTTAGACTGGGCAGTGCTAGCAGGATTTTTTGTCCTGTTACTTGGCGTTGTCGTGATGTCTATGCGACAAAAAGAAGAAGACACCGCTGATTACTTTTTAGCGGGTCGTAATGCAAGTTGGTTAGTGATTGGTGCCTCTATTTTCGCATCAAACATTGGCTCAGAACATTTAGTGGGTCTTTCAGGTTCAGGTGCACAATCGGGTATGGCACTAGCTCACTGGGAGATGCAATCGTGGATCATTCTACTACTCGGTTGGATTTTCGTGCCTTTCTATTGGAGTAGTAAAGTCTACACCATGCCTGAATTCTTAGAGCGCCGCTTTAACTCTAAATCACGTACTTTCTTATCTGTAATCTCATTGATTAGCTATGTATTAACCAAGGTCGCAGTAACGGTTTATGCCGGCGGTATCGCATTTAAAACAATCTTAGGTATTGAGAGTATTTGGGGTATCGATTTCTTCTGGATCTCAGCCATTGGCCTTGTAGTGATCACGGGTATTTATACGGTGCTTGGTGGTATGAAAGCCATTATGTGGACCTCTGTGTTGCAAACTCCGGTGCTCATTATTGGCTCCTTAGTCATACTCGTTGTTGGTCTAGATAAAGTAGGTGGCTGGGCAGAAGTTGAGCGTATCAACGATGCTAATATGCATCTTATTCGTAGTGCTTCAGATGCTGAGTTCCCTTGGCCTGGCATTGTATTTGGTTCATTCATTATTGGTTTTTGGTATTGGTGTACCGACCAATACATCGTACAACGTGTTTTATCTGCAAAAGGCATTAAAGAAGCACGTCGCGGTACCATGTTAGCCGGTTACTTAAAATTACTTCCTGTATTTATCTTCTTAGTGCCGGGCATGATTGCATACGCATTGAATGTTAAAGGTATTATTAGCTATGACAGTGCTGACCAAGCATTCCCAACTTTAGTTGCTGAGCTATTACCAGCTGGTGTTAAGGGGATTGTAATTGGTGGTTTAGTAGCAGCCCTTATGAGTTCTTTAGCATCATTATTTAATTCGTCAGCGACCTTGTTCACGATTGATTTCTATAAAAAATTCAAACCTGAATCATCTGAGAGGCACCTTCTTAAAGTAGGCCGTATTGCCACTATCGTTATTGTTATATTAGGCCTTCTGTGGATACCCGTCATGAGTTTAATAGCCGATGTGCTTTATGAATACTTGCAAAGTGTGCAGTCTCTTATTGCACCGGGAATTGCAGCAGTATTCTTACTAGGTTTATGCAGTAAACGCATCACTCCAACTGCTGGTTTTGTGGGTTTAGTATCAGGTTTTGTGCTTGGTATGATCCGCTTAGTGTTGCTGCCATTTAAAGATGATTTAACAGGTTCATCATTTGCGTGGATCACCACGATGAACTGGTTATATTACTGTATTCTGCTATTTGTCGTGGTCGTTGCGATTATGATTGTGGTGAGTATTTTCACCAAGCAAGCAGACGAAGAACAATTGAAAGGTCTTACTTTCTCAAGCCTAGATAAAGCAACGATGAAAGAAGTAGCTGCTGGCTTAGATAAGTGGGATTACATTCATACCGCGGGTATTATTGGTATTACTGCCTTTATTTACTACCGCTTCTGGTAA
- a CDS encoding SMP-30/gluconolactonase/LRE family protein: MLDDTIKMIISSQCQLGEGAYFAKAHNCLFWVDILGQRLFRLDCQSMRVSQFSMPEPICWVMETEQGELVAGFAKGIYKLCSENFSRELLYSIDHEPSQNRLNDGKTSRQGFGFFGSMDSQEQTNSGKLYRFGHGQAPISVDHNYTISNGPAVSKNGYFLYSTDSDKQTIYRFVLNKQGELSDKQEFIRFSESMGFPDGMTVDNEDHLWVAAWNGYGVYRFSPSGEQVQFIRLPAPRVTSVAFVGEELMHLAVTTAAVGLEDSVLADYPHSGGVFILEPGVKGIAETPLKL; this comes from the coding sequence ATGCTCGATGACACCATCAAAATGATTATTTCTAGCCAGTGCCAATTAGGCGAAGGGGCCTATTTTGCAAAAGCACATAACTGCTTATTTTGGGTAGATATTTTAGGGCAGCGCTTGTTTCGCTTAGATTGCCAATCAATGCGAGTTAGTCAGTTTTCCATGCCAGAGCCTATTTGCTGGGTTATGGAAACCGAGCAGGGTGAACTAGTTGCAGGCTTTGCCAAAGGTATTTATAAACTTTGTAGTGAAAATTTCAGCCGCGAACTACTTTATTCAATAGACCATGAACCCTCACAAAATCGTTTAAACGATGGCAAAACCTCTCGCCAAGGCTTTGGTTTTTTTGGCTCTATGGACTCTCAAGAGCAAACCAATAGTGGTAAGTTATATCGTTTTGGACATGGGCAAGCTCCGATTTCTGTTGATCATAACTACACCATCAGCAATGGCCCTGCGGTGAGTAAAAATGGCTATTTTCTATATTCTACTGACTCAGATAAACAAACTATCTATCGTTTTGTTCTGAATAAGCAGGGCGAGCTTTCTGATAAACAAGAGTTTATTCGCTTTAGTGAAAGTATGGGCTTTCCAGATGGCATGACCGTTGATAACGAAGACCATTTATGGGTAGCCGCTTGGAATGGCTATGGCGTTTATCGTTTTTCACCAAGCGGCGAGCAGGTGCAGTTTATTCGCTTGCCCGCACCGCGTGTTACGAGTGTCGCATTTGTTGGCGAGGAGCTAATGCATTTAGCTGTGACTACCGCTGCAGTGGGTCTGGAGGACTCAGTTCTCGCTGATTACCCGCACAGTGGTGGCGTGTTTATTCTCGAGCCGGGCGTTAAAGGCATTGCTGAAACGCCCCTGAAACTATAG